In one window of Lacticaseibacillus casei DSM 20011 = JCM 1134 = ATCC 393 DNA:
- a CDS encoding IS30 family transposase: protein MHEQDITRRQPGHHLSQMERGRIAELYATGTSKREIAAKIGVCHQTINNEIDRGTAKQAKRINGKLIYHTEYSPEAAQTRYETARLNCHRPDKFAATSHFLAWYVNQAKTEHWSPDAAVGAARRAKLFTPEEMVCTTTLYRYIDDQRLEIRNIDLVEKANRRTKQHKSTKHKRLAGRSIEERPKAVERRKQFGHWEMDTVVGKRNGRESVILSLIERKTRCQLLRLIDGRDSDSVEFALREIKLEWGDCLRTITADNGPEFSTLDKAFEDTDTDIFYAHSYTSCDRGSNEAHNRMIRRDYPKDESLDDVSPSQVLATQDRLNGLPRRKLDYRGPQECFETEVRRTRRSAQHVS, encoded by the coding sequence ATGCATGAACAGGATATCACACGTCGTCAACCAGGTCATCATTTGTCTCAAATGGAACGTGGTAGAATTGCAGAACTTTACGCCACCGGCACCTCCAAACGCGAAATTGCTGCCAAAATTGGCGTCTGCCATCAAACCATCAATAATGAGATTGACCGAGGGACTGCCAAGCAGGCTAAGCGCATTAATGGCAAACTGATTTATCATACGGAATATAGTCCTGAAGCTGCTCAGACGCGCTATGAGACCGCACGTCTGAATTGTCATAGGCCGGATAAATTCGCCGCTACAAGCCACTTCCTGGCCTGGTATGTTAATCAGGCCAAGACTGAACACTGGTCGCCTGATGCAGCCGTTGGCGCCGCACGGCGAGCCAAGCTATTCACCCCTGAGGAGATGGTGTGCACAACCACTTTATATCGCTACATCGATGATCAACGCTTAGAAATTCGGAACATCGATCTCGTGGAGAAGGCAAATCGGCGGACCAAGCAACACAAGAGCACTAAGCATAAGCGCCTAGCCGGCCGCAGTATTGAGGAGCGTCCTAAGGCTGTCGAACGCCGCAAGCAGTTCGGACATTGGGAGATGGATACCGTTGTCGGGAAACGCAATGGCCGTGAGAGCGTCATCCTTAGCCTGATTGAGCGGAAGACTCGTTGCCAACTTCTCCGACTGATCGACGGCCGAGACTCGGACTCTGTGGAGTTTGCGTTACGAGAAATCAAGCTTGAGTGGGGTGACTGTCTGCGCACGATTACCGCAGACAATGGCCCGGAGTTCTCGACTCTGGATAAGGCCTTTGAGGACACAGATACAGACATCTTCTACGCGCATTCATACACCTCATGCGATCGCGGCTCCAACGAGGCCCACAATCGCATGATTAGACGTGACTACCCAAAAGACGAGTCGCTGGATGATGTTAGTCCCAGCCAGGTGCTGGCTACCCAAGACCGTCTTAACGGGCTTCCCCGGAGAAAGCTAGACTACCGTGGCCCCCAGGAGTGTTTTGAGACCGAAGTGCGCCGGACTCGGCGTTCAGCACAACACGTAAGCTAA
- a CDS encoding ATP-binding cassette domain-containing protein codes for MKNSWTPEIVKYGSKGKLLMLVLTMLGNSLFNLLVALIIGFITSVAMNKFSGPEAILRTAFIYLSAFVVLSLSMFWNVSLKATFERDCMVKVRNMTIQGIVDGTSGTKIGLSFLTNDLKFYMDSAITTELNMLQNIMTFIVSVIAALQISILLSVLYFIAASIPYVITRVFRSSIKNRSVKWQEKNKEYTGFFKRVIDGAQIIRDLQTQNFIYKRSGNVVRAAENEYARLTKATKTIGKIVILSGCLFSSFIPFFIGAIEVAKNVISLSALMTLVQIANNLFNPISEITQLVSDRYAALPIIMKLEKLRESRLFLRTGLIFHSQESSPDAYILSSQFNYTSGVSFSIDGSNRIEIGQRVLIVGPSGVGKSTLLKTIAGIEKAEAGTVSLWMNGRKLAYDSACFLYVEQFPVIFPGTVLDNIVLGQEVDRGQLKEVLEVLKLNQVVLRNNTSFDESQAPILSGGEKQRVALARALLLSRRYLLLDEVTSALDVELSKRVHDYLFSLKRGFAEVSHKVTMTNLQDYDVVLKVKGVGK; via the coding sequence ATGAAAAACTCGTGGACTCCTGAGATTGTCAAGTACGGTAGTAAAGGCAAGCTTTTAATGCTTGTACTGACAATGCTAGGCAACTCATTGTTTAATCTACTGGTTGCATTAATTATCGGGTTTATTACCAGCGTGGCCATGAATAAATTCTCTGGGCCTGAGGCTATTCTACGAACAGCTTTTATTTATTTATCCGCATTTGTGGTTTTGTCACTGTCGATGTTTTGGAATGTTTCACTAAAGGCCACCTTTGAACGGGATTGCATGGTTAAGGTTCGCAATATGACCATTCAAGGGATTGTAGATGGGACTTCAGGCACGAAAATAGGCTTGTCTTTTTTGACTAATGATCTGAAGTTCTATATGGATTCGGCGATAACGACTGAACTAAATATGCTGCAAAATATTATGACGTTTATAGTGTCTGTGATTGCAGCTCTTCAAATTAGCATCTTGCTTTCAGTCCTATATTTCATAGCCGCCTCAATACCATACGTTATTACCAGAGTGTTTCGATCGTCAATCAAGAATCGCTCAGTCAAGTGGCAGGAGAAAAATAAGGAATACACAGGCTTTTTTAAAAGGGTCATAGACGGAGCCCAGATCATTAGAGACTTACAAACGCAGAACTTTATATATAAACGATCTGGTAACGTAGTAAGAGCTGCAGAGAATGAATATGCTAGGTTGACCAAAGCCACTAAAACAATTGGGAAAATTGTTATTCTGTCAGGGTGCTTGTTCTCATCATTCATACCCTTTTTTATCGGGGCAATTGAGGTGGCCAAAAATGTAATATCATTGTCTGCGTTGATGACGTTGGTTCAGATTGCTAACAATTTGTTTAATCCAATTTCAGAAATAACACAGCTTGTGTCTGATCGATATGCTGCCCTTCCCATAATTATGAAACTTGAAAAGCTCAGGGAATCCAGGTTATTTTTAAGGACCGGGTTGATATTTCATAGTCAGGAATCGAGCCCTGATGCATACATTTTAAGTTCCCAGTTTAATTATACGTCCGGGGTTAGTTTTTCAATAGACGGATCGAATCGTATAGAAATAGGGCAGAGGGTTTTAATTGTTGGACCATCTGGTGTAGGGAAGTCAACTTTATTAAAAACCATTGCCGGTATTGAAAAAGCAGAAGCAGGCACTGTATCCTTATGGATGAATGGGAGAAAGTTAGCCTATGATTCGGCTTGCTTTTTATACGTTGAACAATTTCCGGTAATTTTTCCAGGAACTGTGTTAGACAATATCGTCTTGGGTCAGGAAGTTGATAGGGGTCAACTGAAAGAAGTACTAGAAGTGCTTAAACTCAATCAGGTTGTTCTACGAAACAATACCTCATTTGACGAAAGCCAAGCGCCTATTCTATCGGGTGGTGAAAAGCAGAGAGTTGCTTTGGCAAGAGCTCTACTTTTATCTAGACGTTACTTACTACTGGATGAGGTGACGTCTGCATTGGATGTTGAACTTTCCAAACGTGTACATGATTACCTTTTTTCATTAAAACGAGGATTTGCCGAAGTTTCTCACAAGGTAACAATGACTAATCTTCAGGACTATGACGTAGTTTTAAAAGTTAAAGGAGTGGGAAAATGA
- a CDS encoding MazG-like family protein: protein MKVDTSQLQKEIIENKQNHGFNTTDVKFELLCLYGEVNELFRAYLKNDHANIEEELADVNIFLLGIAEMVGTDLGRDVVNKVKINKTRVYKNGVKVGRHK, encoded by the coding sequence ATGAAGGTTGATACAAGCCAGTTACAAAAAGAGATCATAGAGAACAAACAGAACCATGGCTTTAATACTACGGATGTTAAGTTTGAATTGCTTTGCCTGTACGGAGAGGTTAATGAACTCTTCAGAGCGTATCTTAAAAATGACCATGCGAACATTGAGGAAGAGCTTGCTGATGTTAATATTTTTCTCCTGGGGATTGCCGAAATGGTCGGTACAGATCTTGGGCGAGATGTTGTAAACAAAGTGAAGATCAATAAGACTCGTGTTTATAAGAATGGGGTCAAAGTTGGTCGACATAAATAG
- a CDS encoding IS30 family transposase — protein MQKQDSTHRQKGQHLTSLERGKVAGFRQAGKSNRWIAAEIGVCPQTINNEIKRGTVDQVKKSNGKRVYHRQYLPEAAQARYETARLSCHRPDKFASVQVFLAWYVQRAKQDKWSPDASIGYAKRHKLFTPEELVCASTLYQYIDDQRLEIRNIDLLEKTKRKTSHQHHTKAKRLAGRSIEERPKVVERRRQFGHWEMDTIVGKRNGKESVILTLIERKTRCQLLRLIEGRDADSVSYALRGIKREWGACIKTITADNGPEFTALNTAFAGTETEIFYAHPYTSCDRGTNEAHNRMIRQDFPKGMSLDDISPSQVQATQDRLNQLPRKQQGYCTPQQNFEAEARRVRRMAQ, from the coding sequence ATGCAGAAACAGGATAGCACACACCGCCAAAAAGGTCAGCACTTAACATCACTCGAGCGCGGAAAAGTGGCCGGATTCCGCCAAGCTGGGAAGTCCAATCGTTGGATTGCTGCTGAAATTGGCGTCTGCCCGCAGACCATTAATAATGAAATCAAGCGAGGTACAGTAGATCAGGTCAAGAAGAGTAATGGCAAGCGCGTCTACCATCGACAATACCTGCCAGAGGCTGCTCAGGCACGTTACGAGACTGCACGCTTGAGCTGTCATCGTCCTGACAAGTTCGCCAGCGTACAGGTCTTCTTAGCCTGGTACGTACAGCGAGCTAAGCAGGACAAATGGTCGCCGGATGCTTCAATCGGCTATGCCAAGCGACACAAGCTGTTTACTCCTGAAGAGCTTGTTTGTGCCTCGACTTTGTACCAGTACATTGACGACCAACGCCTAGAGATTCGAAATATCGACCTGTTGGAGAAGACTAAGCGGAAGACCTCTCACCAGCACCACACCAAGGCTAAGCGCCTGGCTGGCCGCAGTATCGAGGAACGGCCTAAGGTCGTTGAACGACGCAGGCAGTTCGGTCACTGGGAGATGGATACCATTGTCGGTAAACGCAATGGCAAGGAGAGCGTCATCTTGACTCTGATTGAGCGCAAGACCCGTTGCCAACTTCTCCGCTTGATCGAAGGACGAGATGCAGACTCTGTGAGCTATGCATTGCGTGGAATCAAGCGCGAATGGGGAGCTTGCATCAAGACCATCACAGCCGACAACGGACCCGAGTTCACCGCCTTAAATACTGCTTTTGCTGGGACGGAAACTGAGATCTTCTACGCCCATCCTTACACGTCCTGCGACCGTGGCACCAACGAGGCACATAACCGGATGATTCGCCAGGACTTCCCTAAGGGCATGTCCCTAGATGACATTAGCCCTAGTCAAGTGCAGGCCACGCAAGACCGCTTGAATCAGTTGCCTCGCAAACAACAGGGCTACTGCACACCCCAGCAAAACTTTGAGGCCGAAGCTCGGCGCGTTCGCCGCATGGCCCAGTAG
- a CDS encoding IS30 family transposase, with product MQKQDSTHRQKGQHLTSLERGKVAGFRQAGKSNRWIAAEIGVCPQTINNEIKRGTVDQVKKSNGKRVYHRQYLPEAAQVRYETARLSCHRPDKFASVQVFLAWYVQRAKQDKWSPDASIGYAKRHKLFTPEELVCASTLYQYIDDQRLEIRNIDLLEKTKRKTSHQHHTKAKRLAGRSIEERPKVVERRRQFGHWEMDTIVGKRNGKESVILTLIERKTRCQLLRLIEGRDADSVSYALRGIKREWGACIKTITADNGPEFTALNTAFAGTETEIFYAHPYTSCDRGTNEAHNRMIRQDFPKGMSLDDISPSQVQATQDRLNQLPRKQQGYCTPQQNFEAEARRVRRMAQ from the coding sequence ATGCAGAAACAGGATAGCACACACCGCCAAAAAGGTCAGCACTTAACATCACTCGAGCGCGGAAAAGTGGCCGGATTCCGCCAAGCTGGGAAGTCCAATCGTTGGATTGCTGCTGAAATTGGCGTCTGCCCGCAGACCATTAATAATGAAATCAAGCGAGGTACAGTAGATCAGGTCAAGAAGAGTAATGGCAAGCGCGTCTACCATCGACAATACCTGCCAGAGGCTGCTCAGGTACGTTACGAGACTGCACGCTTGAGCTGTCATCGTCCTGACAAGTTCGCCAGCGTACAGGTCTTCTTAGCCTGGTACGTACAGCGAGCTAAGCAGGACAAATGGTCGCCGGATGCTTCAATCGGCTATGCCAAGCGACACAAGCTGTTTACTCCTGAAGAGCTTGTTTGTGCCTCGACTTTGTACCAGTACATTGACGACCAACGCCTAGAGATTCGAAATATCGACCTGTTGGAGAAGACTAAGCGGAAGACCTCTCACCAGCACCACACCAAGGCTAAGCGCCTGGCTGGCCGCAGTATCGAGGAACGGCCTAAGGTCGTTGAACGACGCAGGCAGTTCGGTCACTGGGAGATGGATACCATTGTCGGTAAACGCAATGGCAAGGAGAGCGTCATCTTGACTCTGATTGAGCGCAAGACCCGTTGCCAACTTCTCCGCTTGATCGAAGGACGAGATGCAGACTCTGTGAGCTATGCATTGCGTGGAATCAAGCGCGAATGGGGAGCTTGCATCAAGACCATCACAGCCGACAACGGACCCGAGTTCACCGCCTTAAATACTGCTTTTGCTGGGACGGAAACTGAGATCTTCTACGCCCATCCTTACACGTCCTGCGACCGTGGCACCAACGAGGCACATAACCGGATGATCCGCCAGGACTTCCCTAAGGGCATGTCCCTAGATGACATTAGCCCTAGTCAAGTGCAGGCCACGCAAGACCGCTTGAATCAGTTGCCTCGCAAACAACAGGGCTACTGCACACCCCAGCAAAACTTTGAGGCCGAAGCTCGGCGCGTTCGCCGCATGGCCCAGTAG
- a CDS encoding phosphatase PAP2 family protein, which translates to MDQTQKLNAPIRQHIFLIVAGILLLLLAAAAGFDWQISQIIGDMNDPFATLFQDVGLWTAPLIIMISCNIVCHYALRSSQLAWHIRTLMIIGSVIYAGWELWAGYLKYAMTMVITSLNDINAGKPMGMANSDGSKLALPGATSLILFIVLYVAVFAGSQYWLSHKSDEQLRYLLKVALVATLVCIMSDQIVNAMKTFWGRFRPYELNGNPAHFTSWFHPNGANGHMSFPSGHTQTAATILTLTWFVDRDKPKRQRLVFWLTFAYGAIMAYTRVRILAHFTGDVTMSLILTWSLILILGAVAQLPLVNWEALTAHAKSKKLDTEPAS; encoded by the coding sequence ATGGACCAAACGCAAAAGTTAAACGCTCCAATCCGCCAACATATTTTTCTGATTGTTGCTGGTATTTTACTTTTATTGTTAGCTGCAGCGGCCGGTTTTGACTGGCAGATTTCACAAATCATTGGCGATATGAACGATCCGTTCGCCACGCTCTTTCAAGATGTCGGTCTGTGGACGGCACCGCTGATTATTATGATCAGCTGCAATATTGTTTGTCACTATGCGCTGCGTTCTTCGCAGCTTGCATGGCACATTCGCACGCTAATGATTATTGGTAGTGTCATTTACGCCGGTTGGGAATTATGGGCCGGCTACCTGAAATATGCGATGACGATGGTAATCACATCGCTCAACGACATCAACGCAGGCAAGCCAATGGGAATGGCCAATTCCGATGGCAGCAAGCTTGCCTTGCCTGGTGCCACCAGTCTCATTCTGTTCATTGTGCTTTACGTTGCGGTTTTTGCCGGCAGTCAATATTGGCTCTCGCACAAAAGCGACGAACAGCTGCGTTACTTATTGAAGGTCGCACTTGTGGCCACCTTAGTCTGCATCATGTCCGATCAGATTGTAAACGCGATGAAAACCTTCTGGGGCCGCTTCCGTCCATACGAATTAAATGGCAACCCAGCGCACTTCACCAGTTGGTTCCATCCCAATGGAGCGAACGGCCACATGAGTTTTCCGTCCGGTCATACGCAAACAGCCGCAACGATCCTCACACTGACTTGGTTCGTTGACCGCGACAAGCCTAAGCGCCAACGCCTGGTTTTCTGGCTCACCTTTGCTTACGGCGCCATCATGGCCTATACCCGTGTCCGGATTCTTGCCCACTTCACTGGTGATGTCACCATGAGTCTGATCCTCACCTGGTCACTGATCTTAATCCTGGGTGCCGTTGCCCAACTGCCGCTGGTTAATTGGGAGGCATTAACGGCACATGCTAAGTCCAAAAAGTTAGACACTGAGCCGGCATCCTGA
- a CDS encoding S66 family peptidase → MIKPPKLHQHDQVAIVSLSAGTLGEAFAAHQRELGTKRLEAMGLVPRFMPNALRGQAYLKAHPEARAADLKTAMTDPDIKGIICAIGGDDTYRIVPYLLDDPEFIEAVKNHPKIFTGFSDTTIDHLMFYQLGMTTFYGPNFLNDLAELDKQLLPYTAASFHHFFENPAATAITSSPTWYEERTDFSADQLGVPRRAHPEQHSYLTLRGHGRVTGTLLGGCLDSLHDLLYPVRYSDEPQVAEKYHLFPQSWADKILFIETSEEKIDPTTYRQFLRHLDDHGVLQQVRAILVGKPQNETYFTEYQQVLLDVTASYQTPILYNLNFGHAYPRTILPYGLQATVDFDQRQLTINEPFFA, encoded by the coding sequence ATGATCAAACCACCGAAGTTGCATCAACATGATCAAGTTGCCATTGTCAGTCTGAGCGCGGGGACACTAGGGGAGGCCTTTGCCGCGCATCAACGGGAACTGGGGACCAAACGCCTTGAAGCAATGGGGCTGGTCCCGCGCTTTATGCCCAATGCTTTACGCGGTCAAGCGTATTTAAAAGCCCATCCCGAAGCACGGGCCGCTGATTTAAAGACCGCCATGACCGATCCGGATATCAAAGGCATTATTTGTGCGATCGGCGGCGATGATACTTATCGAATCGTGCCCTATCTGCTTGACGACCCGGAATTTATTGAAGCGGTTAAAAATCATCCGAAAATTTTCACGGGATTTTCTGACACAACCATCGATCATCTCATGTTCTACCAGCTGGGGATGACCACCTTTTATGGGCCGAACTTCCTGAATGATCTGGCCGAACTGGATAAGCAGTTATTGCCTTACACGGCAGCCAGTTTTCACCATTTCTTTGAAAACCCGGCGGCCACGGCGATCACATCCAGTCCGACATGGTATGAAGAGCGAACCGATTTTTCCGCCGATCAGCTAGGGGTGCCACGCAGAGCTCATCCAGAGCAGCACAGCTACTTAACCTTACGCGGTCATGGCCGCGTCACCGGGACCTTGCTCGGTGGGTGCCTCGATAGTCTTCACGATTTGCTATATCCTGTCCGCTACTCCGATGAGCCGCAAGTTGCCGAGAAGTATCACCTTTTCCCGCAATCCTGGGCAGACAAAATCCTCTTCATTGAAACCTCTGAGGAAAAAATCGATCCAACGACGTATCGTCAATTTCTACGGCATCTGGATGATCATGGTGTCTTGCAGCAAGTACGCGCCATTTTGGTTGGCAAACCGCAAAATGAAACTTATTTTACCGAGTACCAACAAGTGCTTTTGGACGTAACGGCTTCTTATCAAACGCCGATTCTATACAACCTCAACTTCGGTCACGCCTACCCGCGCACCATTTTACCGTATGGCTTACAGGCAACCGTCGACTTCGACCAACGGCAATTAACGATTAACGAACCCTTCTTTGCCTAA
- a CDS encoding D-alanine--D-alanine ligase family protein has protein sequence MKIVVLAGGRSTERNVSISSGYRITNALRQKGQQATFIDLFLGYDLEGKTVDQVFDDANTSKDLKISDAILTDADINKLRTDGSTQLFGPNVLAICKAADIVFLALHGGDGENGKVQATLDLNNVKYTGSGPLASGMTMNKVFSKEIMLYHGIQTAAFKEFKRNQPGEHKVPFDFPVVVKPTSGGSSVGTHIAHNQEELESGIADVFRFDNSAIVEEFTPGREFSLGVVNGRAFSAIEIKVHSGWYDFKHKFQAGYTDFITPPKDLDENVHQAMKDVSLQTMDVLGLQNYGRIDFFANDKGVWVIEANNLPGMTPLSLLPQEAEADGVEYGDLVMDIINGKLKLYADGMTEAGIMTAASAD, from the coding sequence ATGAAAATTGTCGTTTTAGCAGGCGGCCGGAGCACGGAACGCAATGTGTCGATTTCAAGCGGCTACCGGATCACAAACGCCTTGCGACAAAAAGGGCAGCAGGCCACCTTTATTGACCTGTTTCTAGGCTACGACCTCGAAGGGAAGACGGTCGACCAAGTTTTTGACGACGCCAACACCAGTAAGGATCTGAAGATTTCGGATGCCATCCTGACTGACGCTGACATCAACAAGTTACGGACAGATGGCAGCACACAGCTGTTTGGCCCGAATGTTTTGGCGATCTGCAAAGCCGCAGATATTGTCTTTTTGGCCTTGCACGGCGGTGACGGTGAGAACGGGAAGGTTCAGGCAACGCTGGACCTGAACAATGTCAAATATACCGGTTCCGGTCCGCTGGCTTCAGGGATGACCATGAACAAGGTCTTCAGTAAGGAGATCATGTTGTACCACGGGATCCAGACCGCTGCATTTAAGGAATTCAAACGGAATCAACCCGGCGAACATAAGGTGCCGTTTGATTTTCCGGTCGTTGTTAAGCCAACGTCTGGCGGTTCCAGTGTTGGCACGCACATCGCCCACAATCAGGAAGAATTGGAAAGTGGCATCGCCGACGTTTTCCGCTTCGATAATAGTGCGATTGTTGAAGAATTCACGCCTGGTCGCGAATTCTCGTTAGGCGTTGTCAACGGGCGCGCCTTCTCGGCCATCGAGATTAAAGTCCATTCTGGCTGGTATGACTTCAAGCACAAGTTCCAAGCCGGTTACACCGACTTCATCACCCCGCCAAAGGATTTAGATGAAAACGTCCATCAGGCGATGAAAGATGTGTCGCTGCAAACCATGGATGTTTTAGGCCTACAAAACTATGGCCGCATCGATTTTTTTGCTAACGATAAAGGCGTATGGGTCATCGAAGCCAACAACCTGCCTGGCATGACGCCGCTATCGCTTTTGCCACAAGAAGCCGAAGCAGACGGTGTTGAATATGGCGATCTTGTCATGGACATTATTAATGGCAAGCTGAAACTATACGCAGACGGGATGACTGAGGCTGGCATTATGACGGCCGCGTCAGCTGACTAG
- a CDS encoding methylated-DNA--[protein]-cysteine S-methyltransferase, with amino-acid sequence MQYSWLTMPHHRYLLVADQGKLIFVGSPDADLQEAEHYVDGPFEFNAEAMEPFQTTLTAYLTGKTKAVTVPVAFHGTALQTAVWQYLLTIPYGATRTYAQVAAAVGHDRAFQAVGHAVGQNLLMMVIPCHRILRKDGGLGGFRGGLALKRKLLALEQGARPTF; translated from the coding sequence ATGCAATATTCGTGGTTAACAATGCCCCATCATCGTTACTTACTGGTAGCTGATCAAGGGAAACTTATTTTTGTCGGGTCGCCTGATGCTGACTTGCAAGAAGCAGAGCACTATGTAGACGGGCCGTTTGAGTTTAATGCCGAGGCGATGGAACCGTTTCAAACCACCCTGACTGCTTACCTCACAGGAAAAACGAAGGCAGTGACGGTGCCGGTAGCCTTTCATGGCACCGCTTTGCAGACAGCGGTTTGGCAGTACTTGCTAACGATTCCTTATGGCGCGACCAGAACCTATGCGCAAGTCGCAGCAGCAGTCGGGCACGACCGCGCATTTCAGGCAGTCGGGCATGCGGTTGGCCAGAACCTGCTTATGATGGTGATTCCTTGTCATCGGATTTTACGCAAAGACGGCGGGTTAGGCGGTTTTCGTGGCGGCTTAGCGTTGAAACGCAAGCTGCTGGCGCTGGAACAAGGGGCTCGGCCGACCTTTTGA
- a CDS encoding D-2-hydroxyisocaproate dehydrogenase, whose amino-acid sequence MKIIAYGARVDEIQYFKQWAKETGNTLEYHTEFLDENTVEWAKGFDGINSLQTTPYAAGVFEKMHEYGIKFLTIRNVGTDNIDMAAMKQYGIRLSNVPAYSPAAIAEFALTDTLYLLRNMGKVQAQLHAGDYEKAGTFIGKELGQQTVGVMGTGHIGRVAIKLFKGFGAKVIAYDPYPMKGEHPDFEYVSLEELFKQSDIIDLHVPGIEQNTHIIDEAAFDLMKPGAIVINTARPNLIDTQAMLSNLKSGKLAGVGIDTYEYETEDLLNLAKHGSFEDPLWDELLGMPNVVLSPHIAYYTETAVHNMVYFSLQNLVDFLTKGETNTEVTAPAK is encoded by the coding sequence ATGAAGATTATCGCTTACGGTGCGCGGGTGGACGAGATCCAATATTTCAAGCAGTGGGCCAAGGAAACCGGCAACACGCTTGAGTATCATACTGAGTTCTTAGATGAGAACACCGTCGAATGGGCAAAAGGCTTTGACGGGATCAACTCGCTGCAAACGACACCTTATGCAGCTGGTGTTTTTGAAAAAATGCATGAATACGGCATCAAGTTTCTGACGATCCGTAACGTCGGCACCGATAACATTGACATGGCGGCCATGAAGCAATATGGTATCCGGTTAAGTAACGTTCCGGCCTATTCACCAGCGGCCATTGCCGAGTTTGCCTTGACCGATACGTTGTACCTGTTGCGTAACATGGGCAAGGTCCAGGCACAGCTGCACGCAGGCGATTATGAAAAGGCCGGCACCTTTATCGGTAAGGAACTTGGCCAGCAAACGGTCGGCGTGATGGGCACTGGGCACATTGGTCGGGTTGCGATCAAACTCTTTAAGGGCTTTGGTGCCAAAGTCATTGCCTACGACCCATACCCGATGAAAGGCGAACATCCGGACTTTGAGTATGTCAGCTTGGAAGAGCTCTTCAAACAAAGTGATATCATTGATCTTCACGTTCCCGGTATCGAGCAAAATACCCACATCATCGATGAAGCCGCATTTGACTTGATGAAACCCGGCGCTATCGTGATCAACACGGCTCGGCCAAACCTGATTGACACGCAGGCCATGCTCAGTAACCTTAAATCCGGCAAGCTAGCCGGTGTTGGCATTGATACTTATGAATATGAAACCGAAGATCTGTTGAACCTAGCCAAGCACGGCAGCTTCGAGGATCCGTTGTGGGATGAACTGCTCGGCATGCCAAACGTTGTCCTCAGCCCACATATCGCATACTACACGGAAACCGCGGTGCACAATATGGTTTACTTCTCGCTGCAGAATCTGGTTGACTTTTTAACCAAGGGTGAGACGAATACGGAAGTAACGGCGCCGGCGAAGTAA
- a CDS encoding YisL family protein produces MWLWLHLISWSVLAVAAGIAIFSRTRQFVMWTMIARVCYLVSIVTGVVLMRFAFDRNPLLTVVKILLAIGLIGLIEVAFAGKKQQNLSKAILWSALAAFALVTVTGFVLAQFRPFV; encoded by the coding sequence ATGTGGCTTTGGCTACATCTTATTTCATGGTCAGTGTTGGCAGTTGCAGCTGGGATTGCCATTTTCAGTCGGACGCGCCAGTTTGTCATGTGGACGATGATCGCGCGCGTTTGTTACCTGGTTTCGATCGTGACCGGCGTCGTGCTGATGCGTTTCGCATTCGACCGCAACCCTTTACTGACAGTCGTTAAAATTTTGTTGGCTATTGGTTTAATCGGGTTAATCGAAGTTGCCTTTGCAGGTAAAAAGCAACAGAACCTAAGTAAAGCCATCCTGTGGAGCGCGCTTGCTGCATTCGCACTGGTGACCGTTACGGGCTTTGTGCTAGCGCAGTTCCGGCCGTTTGTTTGA